From the Ctenopharyngodon idella isolate HZGC_01 chromosome 3, HZGC01, whole genome shotgun sequence genome, one window contains:
- the LOC127509048 gene encoding uncharacterized protein LOC127509048 isoform X20 → MMNRIGMICIFLAFSVELNASSQALKEGLSCVTDYCKSVSCSLKLPDTSTRNISHWLEFQWNNHITDYDDFKHGPYRCPLQRAREDHTCTFTVNGTMTDLDKVAVKLHYLENGNKNSFLLNDGWKPTENIKPKAPLNLTLQYTNGTYHFSWTNGYEDERYGPYLPFTYTFLYYKDGDNNSEVSVHPENKMIQIDEMNLDPGTTYTAMVRSGIREHRTYRGTWSEWSSAVKWKTTYRDKYRGTPEGLSCVTDYCKSVSCSLKLPDTSTRNISHWLEFQWNNHITDYDDFKHGPYRCPLQRAREDHTCTFTVNGTMTDLDKVAVKLHYLENGNKNSFLLNDGWKPTENIKPKAPLNLTLQYTNGTYHFSWTNGYEDERYGPYLPFMYKFLYYKDGDNDSEDSVHPDKTIQIDEKELDPGTTYTAMVRSGIREHRTYRGTWSEWSSAVKWKTTYRDKYRGTPEDEPNQVGKIVIVMLVGLLILLIFVPAARFKMKEISWVPTPATYFQPLYQNYQGNFQCWVLAKSPLQDFHVLEDFSTIDKISEVMMTTLQDEEEKTGMYPAAQCHQPYVGPTAEVWVPRQMPDTCSETSIPCEEFSLLCEELPDKVHDIMQSLGVACLSGDVLSLKDSALSLESLEDCEESEAPVIINPVPVCSKQDYCTLTNTPTGPVFTFTRDIELDENTFSD, encoded by the exons ATGATGAACCGCATTGGAATGATCTGCATTTTCTTGGCTTTTTCAGTGGAACTTAACGCCAGTTCACAGG CTCTGAAAGAAGGGCTCAGCTGTGTGACAGATTACTGTAAATCTGTCAGCTGCTCTTTAAAGCTACCAGACACATCCACTAGAAACATATCACACTGGCTGGAATTTCAATGGAACAATCACAT TACAGATTATGATGACTTCAAACACGGGCCGTATAGATGCCCACTCCAGAGAGCACGCGAAGATCACACCTGCACTTTCACTGTAAATGGAACAATGACTGATCTTGATAAAGTTGCTGTGAAACTTCATTATTTGGAAAACGGCAATAAGAATTCATTTCTGTTGAATGATGGTTGGAAGCCAACAGAAAACA TTAAACCAAAAGCCCCACTTAATCTGACATTACAATATACAAATGGGACGTATCATTTCTCTTGGACTAATGGATATGAAGATGAACGCTATGGACCTTATCTACCCTTCACGTACACATTCCTGTACTACAAAGATGGAGATAATAACAGC GAGGTCAGTGTTCATccagaaaataaaatgattcaGATTGATGAAATGAATCTTGATCCGGGTACTACATACACTGCTATGGTGAGGTCTGGGATACGTGAACATCGGACATACAGAGGAACGTGGAGCGAGTGGAGCAGCGCAGTAAAATGGAAAACAACATACAGAGATAAATACCGTGGtaccccag AAGGGCTCAGCTGTGTGACAGATTACTGTAAATCTGTCAGCTGCTCTTTAAAGCTACCAGACACATCCACTAGAAACATATCACACTGGCTGGAATTTCAATGGAACAATCACAT TACAGATTATGATGACTTCAAACACGGGCCGTATAGATGCCCACTCCAGAGAGCACGCGAAGATCACACCTGCACTTTCACTGTAAATGGAACAATGACTGATCTTGATAAAGTTGCTGTGAAACTTCATTATTTGGAAAACGGCAATAAGAATTCATTTCTGTTGAATGATGGTTGGAAGCCAACAGAAAACA tTAAGCCAAAAGCCCCACTTAATCTGACATTACAATATACAAATGGGACGTATCATTTCTCTTGGACTAATGGATATGAAGATGAACGCTATGGACCTTATCTACCCTTCATGTACAAATTCCTGTACTACAAAGATGGAGATAATGACAGC GAGGACAGTGTTCATCCAGACAAAACGATTCAGATTGATGAAAAGGAGCTTGATCCGGGCACTACATACACTGCTATGGTGAGGTCTGGGATACGTGAACATCGGACATACAGAGGAACGTGGAGCGAGTGGAGCAGCGCAGTAAAATGGAAAACAACATACAGAGATAAATACCGTGGtaccccag aaGATGAGCCCAATCAAGTTGGCAAGATTGTCATTGTAATGTTGGTTGGACTTTTAATTCTGCTCATATTTGTTCCTGCTGCAAG ATTTAAGATGAAAGAAATTTCATGGGTGCCGACACCAGCAACATATTTCCAGCCCCTTTATCAAAATTACCAGGGCAATTTTCAG TGTTGGGTTTTGGCAAAAAGTCCTTTACAAGACTTTCATGTTTTggaagacttttcaacaatcgACAAGATTTCCGAGGTCATGATGACTACACTACAGGATGAGGAAGAGAAAACGGGCATGTATCCCGCTGCACAATGCCATCAACCCTATGTGGGCCCCACAGCTGAGGTCTGGGTCCCACGCCAAATGCCCGATACGTGCAGTGAGACGAGTATCCCGTGTGAGGAATTTTCTTTGCTCTGTGAAGAGTTGCCAGATAAAGTGCATGACATCATGCAGTCTCTCGGTGTGGCGTGTCTGAGTGGGGATGTTCTGTCTCTGAAGGACTCTGCTCTTAGTCTTGAGAGTCTTGAGGACTGTGAGGAATCTGAAGCACCAGTTATCATTAACCCAGTGCCTGTGTGTTCCAAACAAGACTACTGCACTCTTACCAACACTCCCACAGGCCCTGTCTTCACCTTCACCAGAGATATAGAGCTGGACGAAAACACCTTTAGTGATTAA
- the LOC127509048 gene encoding uncharacterized protein LOC127509048 isoform X13, translating to MMNRIGMICIFLAFSVELNASSQALKEGLSCVTDYCKSVSCSLKLPDTSTRNISHWLEFQWNNHITDYDDFKHGPYRCPLQRAREDHTCTFTVNGTMTDLDKVAVKLHYLENGNKNSFLLNDGWKPTENIKPKAPLNLTLQYTNGTYHFSWTNGYEDERYGPYLPFTYTFLYYKDGDNNSEVSVHPENKMIQIDEMNLDPGTTYTAMVRSGIREHRTYRGTWSEWSSAVKWKTTYRDKYRGTPEGLSCVTDYCKSVSCSLKLPDTSTRNISHWLEFQWNNHITDYDDFKHGPYRCPLQRAREDHTCTFTVNGTMTDLDKVAVKLHYLENGNKNSFLLNDGWKPTENIKPKAPLNLILQYTNGTYHFSWTNGYEDERYGPYLPFTYTFLYYKDGDNNSEDSVHPENKMIQIDEMNLDPGTTYTAMVRSGIREHRTYKGTWSEWSGAVKWKTTYRDKYRGTPEDEPNQVGKIVIVMLVGLLILLIFVPAARFKMKEISWVPTPATYFQPLYQNYQGNFQCWVLAKSPLQDFHVLEDFSTIDKISEVMMTTLQDEEEKTGMYPAAQCHQPYVGPTAEVWVPRQMPDTCSETSIPCEEFSLLCEELPDKVHDIMQSLGVACLSGDVLSLKDSALSLESLEDCEESEAPVIINPVPVCSKQDYCTLTNTPTGPVFTFTRDIELDENTFSD from the exons ATGATGAACCGCATTGGAATGATCTGCATTTTCTTGGCTTTTTCAGTGGAACTTAACGCCAGTTCACAGG CTCTGAAAGAAGGGCTCAGCTGTGTGACAGATTACTGTAAATCTGTCAGCTGCTCTTTAAAGCTACCAGACACATCCACTAGAAACATATCACACTGGCTGGAATTTCAATGGAACAATCACAT TACAGATTATGATGACTTCAAACACGGGCCGTATAGATGCCCACTCCAGAGAGCACGCGAAGATCACACCTGCACTTTCACTGTAAATGGAACAATGACTGATCTTGATAAAGTTGCTGTGAAACTTCATTATTTGGAAAACGGCAATAAGAATTCATTTCTGTTGAATGATGGTTGGAAGCCAACAGAAAACA TTAAACCAAAAGCCCCACTTAATCTGACATTACAATATACAAATGGGACGTATCATTTCTCTTGGACTAATGGATATGAAGATGAACGCTATGGACCTTATCTACCCTTCACGTACACATTCCTGTACTACAAAGATGGAGATAATAACAGC GAGGTCAGTGTTCATccagaaaataaaatgattcaGATTGATGAAATGAATCTTGATCCGGGTACTACATACACTGCTATGGTGAGGTCTGGGATACGTGAACATCGGACATACAGAGGAACGTGGAGCGAGTGGAGCAGCGCAGTAAAATGGAAAACAACATACAGAGATAAATACCGTGGtaccccag AAGGGCTCAGCTGTGTGACAGATTACTGTAAATCTGTCAGCTGCTCTTTAAAGCTACCAGACACATCCACTAGAAACATATCACACTGGCTGGAATTTCAATGGAACAATCACAT TACAGATTATGATGACTTCAAACACGGGCCGTATAGATGCCCACTCCAGAGAGCACGCGAAGATCACACCTGCACTTTCACTGTAAATGGAACAATGACTGATCTTGATAAAGTTGCTGTGAAACTTCATTATTTGGAAAACGGCAATAAGAATTCATTTCTGTTGAATGATGGTTGGAAGCCAACAGAAAACA TTAAACCAAAAGCCCCACTTAATCTGATATTACAATATACAAATGGGACGTATCATTTCTCTTGGACTAATGGATATGAAGATGAACGCTATGGACCTTATCTACCCTTCACGTACACATTCCTGTACTACAAAGATGGAGATAATAACAGC GAGGACAGTGTTCATccagaaaataaaatgattcaGATTGATGAAATGAATCTTGATCCGGGCACTACATACACTGCTATGGTGAGGTCTGGGATACGTGAACATCGGACATACAAAGGAACGTGGAGCGAGTGGAGCGGCGCAGTAAAATGGAAAACAACATACAGAGATAAATACCGTGGtaccccag aaGATGAGCCCAATCAAGTTGGCAAGATTGTCATTGTAATGTTGGTTGGACTTTTAATTCTGCTCATATTTGTTCCTGCTGCAAG ATTTAAGATGAAAGAAATTTCATGGGTGCCGACACCAGCAACATATTTCCAGCCCCTTTATCAAAATTACCAGGGCAATTTTCAG TGTTGGGTTTTGGCAAAAAGTCCTTTACAAGACTTTCATGTTTTggaagacttttcaacaatcgACAAGATTTCCGAGGTCATGATGACTACACTACAGGATGAGGAAGAGAAAACGGGCATGTATCCCGCTGCACAATGCCATCAACCCTATGTGGGCCCCACAGCTGAGGTCTGGGTCCCACGCCAAATGCCCGATACGTGCAGTGAGACGAGTATCCCGTGTGAGGAATTTTCTTTGCTCTGTGAAGAGTTGCCAGATAAAGTGCATGACATCATGCAGTCTCTCGGTGTGGCGTGTCTGAGTGGGGATGTTCTGTCTCTGAAGGACTCTGCTCTTAGTCTTGAGAGTCTTGAGGACTGTGAGGAATCTGAAGCACCAGTTATCATTAACCCAGTGCCTGTGTGTTCCAAACAAGACTACTGCACTCTTACCAACACTCCCACAGGCCCTGTCTTCACCTTCACCAGAGATATAGAGCTGGACGAAAACACCTTTAGTGATTAA
- the LOC127509048 gene encoding uncharacterized protein LOC127509048 isoform X21 has product MTDLDNATVKLHYLENGNKNSSLLNDGWKPAENIKPKAPLNLTLQYTNGTYHFSWTNGYEDERYGPYLPFMYKFLYYKDGDNNSEDSVHPDNKTIQIDEKELDPGTTYTAMVRSGIREHRTYRGTWSEWSSAVKWKTTYRDKYRGIPGLSCVTDYCKSVSCSLKLPDTSTRNISHWLEFQWNNHITDYDDLKHGPYRCPLQRAREDHTCTFTVNGIITDLDKVAVKLHYLENGTKNSFLLNDGWKPAENIKPKAPLNLILQYTNGTYHFSWTNGYEDERYGPYLPFTYTFLYYKDGDNNSEDSVHPENKMIQIDEMNLDPGTTYTAMVRSGIREHRTYKGTWSEWSGAVKWKTTYRDKYRGTPEDEPNQVGKIVIVMLVGLLILLIFVPAARFKMKEISWVPTPATYFQPLYQNYQGNFQCWVLAKSPLQDFHVLEDFSTIDKISEVMMTTLQDEEEKTGMYPAAQCHQPYVGPTAEVWVPRQMPDTCSETSIPCEEFSLLCEELPDKVHDIMQSLGVACLSGDVLSLKDSALSLESLEDCEESEAPVIINPVPVCSKQDYCTLTNTPTGPVFTFTRDIELDENTFSD; this is encoded by the exons ATGACTGATCTTGATAATGCTACTGTGAAACTTCATTATTTGGAAAACGGCAATAAGAATTCGTCTCTGTTGAATGATGGTTGGAAGCCAGCAGAAAACA tTAAACCAAAAGCCCCACTTAATCTGACATTACAATATACAAATGGGACGTATCATTTCTCTTGGACTAATGGATATGAAGATGAACGCTATGGACCTTATCTACCCTTCATGTACAAATTCCTGTACTACAAAGATGGAGATAATAACAGC GAGGACAGTGTTCATCCAGACAATAAAACGATTCAGATTGATGAAAAGGAGCTTGATCCGGGCACTACATACACTGCTATGGTGAGGTCTGGGATACGTGAACATCGGACATACAGAGGAACGTGGAGCGAGTGGAGCAGCGCAGTAAAATGGAAAACAACATACAGAGATAAATACCGTGGtatcccag GGCTCAGCTGTGTGACAGATTACTGTAAATCTGTCAGCTGCTCTTTAAAGCTACCAGACACATCCACTAGAAACATATCACACTGGCTGGAATTTCAATGGAACAATCACAT TACAGATTATGATGACTTAAAACACGGGCCGTATAGATGCCCACTCCAGAGAGCACGCGAAGATCACACCTGCACTTTCACTGTAAATGGAATAATAACTGATCTTGATAAAGTTGCTGTGAAACTTCATTATTTGGAAAACGGCACTAAGAATTCATTTCTGTTGAATGATGGTTGGAAGCCAGCAGAAAACA TTAAACCAAAAGCCCCACTTAATCTGATATTACAATATACAAATGGGACGTATCATTTCTCTTGGACTAATGGATATGAAGATGAACGCTATGGACCTTATCTACCCTTCACGTACACATTCCTGTACTACAAAGATGGAGATAATAACAGC GAGGACAGTGTTCATccagaaaataaaatgattcaGATTGATGAAATGAATCTTGATCCGGGCACTACATACACTGCTATGGTGAGGTCTGGGATACGTGAACATCGGACATACAAAGGAACGTGGAGCGAGTGGAGCGGCGCAGTAAAATGGAAAACAACATACAGAGATAAATACCGTGGtaccccag aaGATGAGCCCAATCAAGTTGGCAAGATTGTCATTGTAATGTTGGTTGGACTTTTAATTCTGCTCATATTTGTTCCTGCTGCAAG ATTTAAGATGAAAGAAATTTCATGGGTGCCGACACCAGCAACATATTTCCAGCCCCTTTATCAAAATTACCAGGGCAATTTTCAG TGTTGGGTTTTGGCAAAAAGTCCTTTACAAGACTTTCATGTTTTggaagacttttcaacaatcgACAAGATTTCCGAGGTCATGATGACTACACTACAGGATGAGGAAGAGAAAACGGGCATGTATCCCGCTGCACAATGCCATCAACCCTATGTGGGCCCCACAGCTGAGGTCTGGGTCCCACGCCAAATGCCCGATACGTGCAGTGAGACGAGTATCCCGTGTGAGGAATTTTCTTTGCTCTGTGAAGAGTTGCCAGATAAAGTGCATGACATCATGCAGTCTCTCGGTGTGGCGTGTCTGAGTGGGGATGTTCTGTCTCTGAAGGACTCTGCTCTTAGTCTTGAGAGTCTTGAGGACTGTGAGGAATCTGAAGCACCAGTTATCATTAACCCAGTGCCTGTGTGTTCCAAACAAGACTACTGCACTCTTACCAACACTCCCACAGGCCCTGTCTTCACCTTCACCAGAGATATAGAGCTGGACGAAAACACCTTTAGTGATTAA
- the LOC127509048 gene encoding uncharacterized protein LOC127509048 isoform X2 translates to MMNRIGMICIFLAFSVELNASSQALKEGLSCVTDYCKSVSCSLKLPDTSTRNISHWLEFQWNNHITDYDDFKHGPYRCPLQRAREDHTCTFTVNGTMTDLDKVAVKLHYLENGNKNSFLLNDGWKPTENIKPKAPLNLTLQYTNGTYHFSWTNGYEDERYGPYLPFTYTFLYYKDGDNNSEVSVHPENKMIQIDEMNLDPGTTYTAMVRSGIREHRTYRGTWSEWSSAVKWKTTYRDKYRGTPEGLSCVTDYCKSVSCSLKLPDTSTRNISHWLEFQWNNHITDYDDFKHGPYRCPLQRAREDHTCTFTVNGTMTDLDKVAVKLHYLENGNKNSFLLNDGWKPTENIKPKAPLNLTLQYTNGTYHFSWTNGYEDERYGPYLPFMYKFLYYKDGDNDSEDSVHPDKTIQIDEKELDPGTTYTAMVRSGIREHRTYRGTWSEWSSAVKWKTTYRDKYRGTPGLSCVTDYCKSVSCSLKLPDTSTRNISHWLEFQWNNHITDYDDFKHGPYRCPLQRAREDHTCTFTVNGTMTDLDNATVKLHYLENGNKNSSLLNDGWKPAENIKPKAPLNLTLQYTNGTYHFSWTNGYEDERYGPYLPFMYKFLYYKDGDNNSEDSVHPDNKTIQIDEKELDPGTTYTAMVRSGIREHRTYRGTWSEWSSAVKWKTTYRDKYRGIPGLSCVTDYCKSVSCSLKLPDTSTRNISHWLEFQWNNHITDYDDLKHGPYRCPLQRAREDHTCTFTVNGIITDLDKVAVKLHYLENGTKNSFLLNDGWKPAENIKPKAPLNLILQYTNGTYHFSWTNGYEDERYGPYLPFTYTFLYYKDGDNNSEDSVHPENKMIQIDEMNLDPGTTYTAMVRSGIREHRTYKGTWSEWSGAVKWKTTYRDKYRGTPEDEPNQVGKIVIVMLVGLLILLIFVPAARFKMKEISWVPTPATYFQPLYQNYQGNFQCWVLAKSPLQDFHVLEDFSTIDKISEVMMTTLQDEEEKTGMYPAAQCHQPYVGPTAEVWVPRQMPDTCSETSIPCEEFSLLCEELPDKVHDIMQSLGVACLSGDVLSLKDSALSLESLEDCEESEAPVIINPVPVCSKQDYCTLTNTPTGPVFTFTRDIELDENTFSD, encoded by the exons ATGATGAACCGCATTGGAATGATCTGCATTTTCTTGGCTTTTTCAGTGGAACTTAACGCCAGTTCACAGG CTCTGAAAGAAGGGCTCAGCTGTGTGACAGATTACTGTAAATCTGTCAGCTGCTCTTTAAAGCTACCAGACACATCCACTAGAAACATATCACACTGGCTGGAATTTCAATGGAACAATCACAT TACAGATTATGATGACTTCAAACACGGGCCGTATAGATGCCCACTCCAGAGAGCACGCGAAGATCACACCTGCACTTTCACTGTAAATGGAACAATGACTGATCTTGATAAAGTTGCTGTGAAACTTCATTATTTGGAAAACGGCAATAAGAATTCATTTCTGTTGAATGATGGTTGGAAGCCAACAGAAAACA TTAAACCAAAAGCCCCACTTAATCTGACATTACAATATACAAATGGGACGTATCATTTCTCTTGGACTAATGGATATGAAGATGAACGCTATGGACCTTATCTACCCTTCACGTACACATTCCTGTACTACAAAGATGGAGATAATAACAGC GAGGTCAGTGTTCATccagaaaataaaatgattcaGATTGATGAAATGAATCTTGATCCGGGTACTACATACACTGCTATGGTGAGGTCTGGGATACGTGAACATCGGACATACAGAGGAACGTGGAGCGAGTGGAGCAGCGCAGTAAAATGGAAAACAACATACAGAGATAAATACCGTGGtaccccag AAGGGCTCAGCTGTGTGACAGATTACTGTAAATCTGTCAGCTGCTCTTTAAAGCTACCAGACACATCCACTAGAAACATATCACACTGGCTGGAATTTCAATGGAACAATCACAT TACAGATTATGATGACTTCAAACACGGGCCGTATAGATGCCCACTCCAGAGAGCACGCGAAGATCACACCTGCACTTTCACTGTAAATGGAACAATGACTGATCTTGATAAAGTTGCTGTGAAACTTCATTATTTGGAAAACGGCAATAAGAATTCATTTCTGTTGAATGATGGTTGGAAGCCAACAGAAAACA tTAAGCCAAAAGCCCCACTTAATCTGACATTACAATATACAAATGGGACGTATCATTTCTCTTGGACTAATGGATATGAAGATGAACGCTATGGACCTTATCTACCCTTCATGTACAAATTCCTGTACTACAAAGATGGAGATAATGACAGC GAGGACAGTGTTCATCCAGACAAAACGATTCAGATTGATGAAAAGGAGCTTGATCCGGGCACTACATACACTGCTATGGTGAGGTCTGGGATACGTGAACATCGGACATACAGAGGAACGTGGAGCGAGTGGAGCAGCGCAGTAAAATGGAAAACAACATACAGAGATAAATACCGTGGtaccccag GGCTCAGCTGTGTGACAGATTACTGCAAATCTGTCAGCTGCTCTTTAAAGCTACCAGACACATCCACTAGAAACATATCACACTGGCTGGAATTTCAATGGAACAATCACAT TACAGATTATGATGACTTCAAACACGGGCCGTATAGATGCCCACTCCAGAGAGCACGCGAAGATCACACCTGCACTTTCACTGTAAATGGAACAATGACTGATCTTGATAATGCTACTGTGAAACTTCATTATTTGGAAAACGGCAATAAGAATTCGTCTCTGTTGAATGATGGTTGGAAGCCAGCAGAAAACA tTAAACCAAAAGCCCCACTTAATCTGACATTACAATATACAAATGGGACGTATCATTTCTCTTGGACTAATGGATATGAAGATGAACGCTATGGACCTTATCTACCCTTCATGTACAAATTCCTGTACTACAAAGATGGAGATAATAACAGC GAGGACAGTGTTCATCCAGACAATAAAACGATTCAGATTGATGAAAAGGAGCTTGATCCGGGCACTACATACACTGCTATGGTGAGGTCTGGGATACGTGAACATCGGACATACAGAGGAACGTGGAGCGAGTGGAGCAGCGCAGTAAAATGGAAAACAACATACAGAGATAAATACCGTGGtatcccag GGCTCAGCTGTGTGACAGATTACTGTAAATCTGTCAGCTGCTCTTTAAAGCTACCAGACACATCCACTAGAAACATATCACACTGGCTGGAATTTCAATGGAACAATCACAT TACAGATTATGATGACTTAAAACACGGGCCGTATAGATGCCCACTCCAGAGAGCACGCGAAGATCACACCTGCACTTTCACTGTAAATGGAATAATAACTGATCTTGATAAAGTTGCTGTGAAACTTCATTATTTGGAAAACGGCACTAAGAATTCATTTCTGTTGAATGATGGTTGGAAGCCAGCAGAAAACA TTAAACCAAAAGCCCCACTTAATCTGATATTACAATATACAAATGGGACGTATCATTTCTCTTGGACTAATGGATATGAAGATGAACGCTATGGACCTTATCTACCCTTCACGTACACATTCCTGTACTACAAAGATGGAGATAATAACAGC GAGGACAGTGTTCATccagaaaataaaatgattcaGATTGATGAAATGAATCTTGATCCGGGCACTACATACACTGCTATGGTGAGGTCTGGGATACGTGAACATCGGACATACAAAGGAACGTGGAGCGAGTGGAGCGGCGCAGTAAAATGGAAAACAACATACAGAGATAAATACCGTGGtaccccag aaGATGAGCCCAATCAAGTTGGCAAGATTGTCATTGTAATGTTGGTTGGACTTTTAATTCTGCTCATATTTGTTCCTGCTGCAAG ATTTAAGATGAAAGAAATTTCATGGGTGCCGACACCAGCAACATATTTCCAGCCCCTTTATCAAAATTACCAGGGCAATTTTCAG TGTTGGGTTTTGGCAAAAAGTCCTTTACAAGACTTTCATGTTTTggaagacttttcaacaatcgACAAGATTTCCGAGGTCATGATGACTACACTACAGGATGAGGAAGAGAAAACGGGCATGTATCCCGCTGCACAATGCCATCAACCCTATGTGGGCCCCACAGCTGAGGTCTGGGTCCCACGCCAAATGCCCGATACGTGCAGTGAGACGAGTATCCCGTGTGAGGAATTTTCTTTGCTCTGTGAAGAGTTGCCAGATAAAGTGCATGACATCATGCAGTCTCTCGGTGTGGCGTGTCTGAGTGGGGATGTTCTGTCTCTGAAGGACTCTGCTCTTAGTCTTGAGAGTCTTGAGGACTGTGAGGAATCTGAAGCACCAGTTATCATTAACCCAGTGCCTGTGTGTTCCAAACAAGACTACTGCACTCTTACCAACACTCCCACAGGCCCTGTCTTCACCTTCACCAGAGATATAGAGCTGGACGAAAACACCTTTAGTGATTAA